One Polaribacter sp. SA4-12 genomic window carries:
- a CDS encoding DUF5522 domain-containing protein: protein MYNKRIPLEEGDFYFNEQGYRVFTEKYHLKRGHCCKSGCKHCPYGYDKKTDTFK from the coding sequence ATGTATAATAAAAGAATTCCTTTAGAAGAAGGCGATTTCTACTTTAATGAACAAGGTTACAGAGTTTTTACAGAGAAGTACCACCTAAAAAGAGGTCATTGCTGTAAAAGCGGATGTAAACATTGTCCTTATGGATACGATAAAAAAACAGATACTTTTAAATAA
- a CDS encoding DUF4136 domain-containing protein, with translation MKKGVLLLISVILLSSCNAVKVVTDYDSKVDFNKYKTFAFYKPEIDKAKISDLDKKRILRAIETELLAKGFTKSTNPDMLVGIFTKSREKVNVNQNNNFGYGFGWGFNPYWGGMNNNLSLSQYTEGTLFIDFIDKEKKELVWQGIGTGALKLQNRAKKEERIKLFVKEIISRFPPGQEK, from the coding sequence ATGAAAAAAGGTGTCCTTTTATTAATAAGTGTCATTTTATTATCTTCCTGTAACGCTGTAAAAGTTGTTACAGATTATGATTCTAAAGTAGATTTTAATAAATATAAAACGTTTGCTTTTTACAAACCGGAAATTGATAAAGCTAAAATTTCTGATTTAGATAAAAAAAGAATTCTAAGAGCAATTGAAACTGAATTGTTAGCCAAAGGGTTTACAAAATCTACGAATCCTGATATGTTAGTTGGTATTTTTACAAAATCGAGAGAGAAAGTAAATGTAAATCAGAATAATAATTTTGGTTACGGTTTTGGTTGGGGATTTAATCCTTATTGGGGAGGAATGAACAATAACCTTAGTTTGAGCCAATATACAGAGGGAACTTTGTTTATTGATTTTATAGATAAAGAAAAGAAAGAGTTAGTTTGGCAAGGAATTGGTACAGGAGCTTTAAAGCTTCAGAACAGAGCTAAAAAAGAAGAAAGAATTAAGTTGTTTGTGAAAGAAATTATTTCAAGATTTCCTCCAGGGCAAGAAAAATAA
- a CDS encoding urocanate hydratase has protein sequence MTFKEQIQEGIPNILPSIKQYDLKMNHAPKRKDILSADEKKLALRNALRYFDKKQHAELLPEFAEELESYGRIYMYRFRPAYKMYARDIAEYPGKSEQAKAIMLMIQNNLDYAVAQHPHELITYGGNGAVFQNWAQYLLTMKYLSEMTDKQTLTMYSGHPMGLFPSNKNAPRVVVTNGMVIPNYSKPDDLEKMNALGVSQYGQMTAGSYMYIGPQGIVHGTTITVLNGFRKIKKAPKGNLFVTSGLGGMSGAQPKAGTIAGCITVCAEVNPKITQVRLNQGWIDEKITDLDALVARVKLAKSTKETVSIAYLGNIVDVWEKFDAENIHIDLGSDQTSLHNPWAGGYYPVDISFENANVMMAENPKLFKEKVQETLRRHASAINKHTVKGTYFFDYGNAFLLEASRAGATVYKDSKGVFCSKSELKSDSEAFAYNSYVQDIMGPMCFDYGFGPFRWVCSSGKPEDLEKTDAIACKILEKIKKNSPVEIQQQMTDNIQWIKGAQENKLVVGSQARILYADAEGRIKIAKAFNKAIKNGKIGAVVLGRDHHDVSGTDSPYRETSNIYDGSKFTADMAIQNVIGDSFRGATWVSIHNGGGVGWGEVINGGFGMLLDGSKAASKRLESMLFWDVNNGISRRSWARNKEAIFAIKRAMKAKKDLQVTLPNLVDDALIDSIT, from the coding sequence ATGACATTTAAAGAGCAAATCCAAGAAGGTATTCCTAATATTTTACCAAGTATAAAACAGTATGATTTAAAAATGAATCATGCTCCAAAACGAAAGGATATTTTATCTGCTGATGAAAAAAAGTTAGCCTTAAGAAATGCACTTCGTTATTTTGATAAAAAACAACACGCTGAATTATTACCCGAATTTGCTGAGGAGTTAGAGAGTTATGGTCGAATTTATATGTACAGATTTAGACCAGCATATAAAATGTATGCAAGAGATATTGCTGAATATCCAGGAAAATCTGAACAAGCAAAAGCAATTATGTTAATGATTCAGAATAATTTAGATTATGCTGTTGCACAACATCCTCATGAATTAATAACTTATGGAGGAAACGGAGCTGTTTTTCAGAATTGGGCACAATATTTATTAACGATGAAATATTTATCAGAAATGACAGATAAACAAACGTTAACCATGTATTCTGGTCATCCGATGGGATTATTTCCTTCTAATAAAAATGCACCAAGAGTTGTGGTAACAAACGGAATGGTGATTCCGAATTATTCAAAACCAGATGATTTAGAGAAAATGAATGCTTTAGGAGTTTCTCAATATGGACAAATGACAGCTGGTAGTTATATGTATATTGGTCCACAAGGAATTGTACATGGAACAACAATTACTGTTTTAAACGGATTTAGAAAAATTAAAAAAGCACCAAAAGGAAATTTATTTGTTACCTCGGGTTTAGGAGGCATGTCTGGAGCACAACCAAAAGCAGGAACAATTGCTGGTTGTATTACGGTTTGTGCTGAGGTGAACCCTAAAATTACACAAGTACGTTTAAATCAAGGTTGGATTGATGAAAAAATCACGGATTTAGATGCGTTAGTAGCTAGAGTAAAATTAGCAAAATCAACTAAAGAAACTGTTTCAATCGCTTATTTAGGAAACATTGTTGATGTTTGGGAAAAGTTTGATGCAGAAAATATTCACATAGATTTAGGTTCAGATCAAACATCATTACATAATCCTTGGGCTGGAGGTTATTATCCTGTTGATATTTCTTTTGAGAATGCCAATGTAATGATGGCAGAAAATCCGAAGTTATTTAAAGAAAAAGTACAAGAAACATTAAGAAGACACGCATCAGCAATAAATAAACACACTGTAAAAGGAACTTATTTTTTCGATTATGGAAACGCATTCTTATTAGAAGCGAGTAGAGCTGGAGCAACTGTTTATAAAGATAGCAAAGGTGTTTTCTGTAGCAAGAGTGAGTTAAAATCGGATAGCGAAGCTTTCGCTTATAATAGTTATGTTCAAGATATTATGGGGCCAATGTGTTTCGATTATGGATTTGGACCATTTAGATGGGTTTGTTCATCAGGAAAACCAGAAGATTTAGAAAAAACGGATGCAATTGCTTGTAAAATTTTAGAAAAAATAAAGAAAAATTCTCCAGTTGAAATTCAGCAACAAATGACTGATAATATTCAATGGATAAAAGGAGCTCAAGAAAATAAGTTGGTAGTAGGTTCTCAAGCAAGAATTTTATATGCAGATGCAGAAGGAAGAATTAAAATAGCAAAAGCATTTAATAAAGCCATTAAAAACGGAAAGATTGGAGCTGTAGTTTTAGGAAGAGATCATCATGATGTTTCTGGTACAGATTCGCCTTATAGAGAAACATCTAATATTTATGATGGTTCTAAGTTTACTGCAGATATGGCTATTCAGAACGTAATTGGTGATAGTTTTAGAGGCGCAACTTGGGTTTCAATTCATAATGGAGGAGGTGTTGGCTGGGGAGAAGTTATAAATGGAGGATTTGGCATGCTTCTTGATGGTTCTAAAGCAGCATCAAAGCGTTTAGAATCAATGCTTTTTTGGGATGTGAACAACGGAATTTCAAGAAGAAGTTGGGCAAGGAATAAAGAGGCTATCTTTGCAATTAAAAGAGCAATGAAAGCTAAAAAAGATTTACAAGTTACACTTCCAAACTTAGTTGATGATGCTTTAATAGATTCAATAACTTAA
- a CDS encoding methylmalonyl-CoA mutase family protein has protein sequence MKQTTPYKPEHKVRIVTAAALFDGHDAAINIMRRIIQSTGVEVIHLGHDRSVEEVVNCAIQEDVNAIAITSYQGGHNEYFKYMFDLLKEKGAEHIKIFGGGGGVILPEEIKELMDYGITRIYAPDDGRELGLQGMINDLVEISDFKTPSLILPKGKKVADSLKEKNINTIARLISFAENQHTEFDKLFSPLEKSKDDSCPVLGITGTGGSGKSSLVDELVRRFLIDFPEKTIGLISVDPSKRKTGGALLGDRIRMNAINNERVYMRSLATRQSNLALSKHVNEAIEVLKAAEFDLIILETSGIGQSDTEIIEHSDTSLYVMTPEFGAATQLEKIDMLDYADLVAINKFDKRGALDAVRDVKKQYMRNNNLWHIHQDDLPVYGTIASQFNDPGMNTLYKSIMDKLVEKTGVDLKSKMEITKEMSEKIFVIPPARVRYLSEIAESNRAYDKKVDEQVIVAQKLYGIYQTIESITNSSIDIIKTGLNEDEILAIENTQEDKEFLKLLFAQFEKVKLNLNPYNWEVILNWKDKVQKYKDPIYTFKVRDKEINIETHSESLSHSQIPKIALPKYQAWGDLLRWNLQENVPGEFPYTAGLYPFKRTGEDPTRMFAGEGGPERTNRRFHYVSLGMDAKRLSTAFDSVTLYGNDPGKRPDIYGKIGNAGVSICCLDDAKKLYSGFDLSHAMTSVSMTINGPAPMLLGFFMNAAIDQNCEKYILENKLEKQVEATFIEVYDLKALERPVYQGKLPEGNNGLGLMLLGLTGDLVLPSDVYQQIKKDTLAQARGTVQADILKEDQAQNTCIFSTEFALRLMGDVQEYFIEKQVRNFYSVSISGYHIAEAGANPITQLALTLSNGFTYVEYYLSRGMDINKFGPNLSFFFSNGIDAEYSVIGRVARKIWAKAMKNKYGANPRAQMLKYHIQTSGRSLHAQEIDFNDIRTTLQALYAINDNCNSLHTNAYDEAITTPTEESVRRAMAIQLIINKELGLTKNENPIQGAFIIEELTDLVEVAVLEEFDRITERGGVLGAMETMYQRSKIQEESLYYETLKHNGEFPIIGVNTFLSSKGSPTVQPEEIIRATEEEKQFQIQTKELLNKANPTKVENQIAILQEAAIQNENLFDKLMEATKVCSLGQITEALFKVGGQYRRNM, from the coding sequence ATGAAACAAACTACACCATATAAACCTGAACATAAAGTACGTATTGTAACTGCTGCTGCTCTTTTTGATGGACATGATGCTGCCATAAATATTATGCGTAGAATTATTCAATCTACAGGAGTTGAAGTCATTCACTTAGGTCATGATAGAAGTGTTGAAGAAGTGGTCAATTGCGCCATTCAAGAAGATGTAAATGCCATTGCAATCACTTCTTACCAAGGAGGACACAATGAGTATTTTAAATATATGTTCGATTTATTAAAAGAAAAAGGCGCTGAACATATTAAGATTTTTGGTGGTGGAGGCGGTGTAATTCTTCCTGAAGAGATTAAAGAATTGATGGATTATGGAATTACAAGAATTTATGCTCCAGATGATGGTCGTGAGCTTGGTTTACAAGGAATGATTAATGATTTGGTTGAAATTTCTGATTTTAAAACGCCATCCTTAATCCTTCCAAAGGGAAAAAAAGTAGCAGATTCTTTAAAAGAAAAAAATATAAATACAATTGCAAGATTAATTTCTTTTGCAGAAAATCAACATACCGAATTTGACAAACTATTTTCTCCTTTAGAGAAATCAAAAGATGATTCTTGCCCTGTTTTAGGGATAACTGGAACTGGTGGATCTGGAAAATCATCTTTAGTAGATGAATTGGTTCGTCGTTTTTTAATTGACTTTCCAGAAAAAACAATTGGTTTAATTTCTGTTGATCCGTCAAAAAGAAAAACTGGCGGCGCACTTTTAGGCGATAGAATTAGAATGAATGCAATTAATAATGAACGTGTTTATATGCGCTCATTAGCTACTCGTCAATCTAATTTGGCTTTATCTAAACATGTAAACGAAGCTATTGAAGTTTTAAAAGCGGCTGAATTCGATTTAATCATTTTAGAAACTTCTGGAATCGGACAATCTGATACAGAAATTATAGAACATTCTGATACTTCTTTATACGTAATGACTCCAGAATTTGGTGCTGCAACTCAATTAGAAAAAATTGATATGCTAGATTATGCTGATTTAGTAGCCATTAATAAGTTTGATAAACGCGGTGCTTTAGACGCAGTTAGAGATGTAAAAAAACAATATATGCGTAACAATAATTTGTGGCATATTCATCAAGATGATTTACCTGTTTATGGTACAATTGCATCACAATTTAACGATCCTGGAATGAATACTTTGTATAAAAGTATTATGGATAAGTTGGTTGAGAAAACTGGTGTAGATTTAAAATCGAAAATGGAAATTACGAAAGAAATGTCTGAAAAGATATTTGTAATTCCACCTGCAAGAGTTCGTTATTTATCTGAAATAGCAGAAAGCAACAGAGCATATGATAAAAAAGTTGATGAACAAGTTATTGTTGCTCAAAAACTATATGGAATTTATCAAACAATAGAATCGATTACAAATTCATCTATAGATATTATTAAAACTGGGTTGAATGAAGATGAAATTCTAGCAATTGAAAACACACAAGAAGATAAAGAATTCTTAAAATTACTTTTTGCTCAATTCGAAAAAGTAAAATTGAACCTAAACCCTTACAATTGGGAAGTTATCTTAAACTGGAAAGACAAGGTTCAAAAATATAAAGACCCCATTTATACATTTAAAGTACGTGATAAAGAAATAAATATAGAAACACATAGCGAATCACTTTCGCATTCTCAAATACCTAAAATTGCGTTACCAAAATACCAAGCTTGGGGAGATTTATTACGTTGGAATTTACAGGAAAATGTTCCTGGAGAATTCCCTTACACAGCAGGATTGTATCCATTTAAAAGAACAGGTGAAGATCCAACAAGAATGTTTGCTGGAGAAGGTGGACCAGAAAGAACAAATCGCAGGTTTCATTATGTGAGTTTAGGAATGGACGCAAAACGCCTTTCTACAGCTTTCGATTCTGTTACTTTATATGGAAATGACCCTGGTAAAAGACCCGATATTTATGGAAAAATAGGAAATGCAGGAGTTTCTATTTGCTGTTTAGACGATGCTAAAAAATTATATTCTGGTTTCGATTTAAGTCACGCAATGACTTCTGTTTCTATGACCATAAATGGACCAGCACCGATGTTGTTAGGTTTTTTTATGAATGCTGCAATTGATCAAAATTGTGAGAAATACATTTTAGAAAACAAATTAGAAAAACAAGTTGAAGCCACTTTTATAGAAGTTTATGATTTAAAAGCTTTAGAAAGACCTGTTTATCAAGGTAAATTACCAGAAGGAAATAATGGTTTAGGTTTGATGCTTTTAGGTTTAACTGGAGATTTAGTTTTACCATCAGACGTTTATCAACAAATAAAAAAAGACACTTTAGCGCAAGCTAGAGGAACTGTACAAGCTGATATTTTAAAAGAAGATCAAGCTCAAAATACGTGTATTTTCTCTACGGAATTTGCATTAAGATTAATGGGTGATGTACAAGAGTATTTCATCGAAAAACAAGTAAGAAACTTTTATTCTGTTTCTATTTCTGGTTATCATATTGCCGAAGCTGGAGCAAACCCAATTACACAATTGGCATTGACTTTGTCTAACGGTTTTACATACGTTGAGTACTATTTATCTCGTGGAATGGATATTAATAAATTTGGTCCGAACTTATCATTTTTCTTTTCTAATGGAATTGACGCAGAATATTCAGTAATTGGTAGAGTTGCTCGTAAAATCTGGGCAAAAGCGATGAAAAATAAATACGGTGCAAATCCGAGAGCACAAATGTTAAAGTATCACATTCAGACTTCTGGACGCTCTTTACATGCTCAGGAAATTGACTTTAACGATATTAGAACTACGCTTCAAGCCTTGTACGCTATCAATGATAACTGTAATTCTCTACATACAAATGCGTATGATGAAGCAATTACAACTCCAACTGAAGAATCTGTAAGAAGAGCAATGGCGATTCAGTTAATTATCAATAAAGAATTAGGATTAACAAAGAATGAAAACCCAATACAAGGTGCTTTTATTATTGAAGAATTAACAGATTTAGTAGAAGTTGCAGTATTAGAAGAATTTGATAGAATTACAGAACGTGGAGGCGTTTTAGGAGCGATGGAAACCATGTATCAACGTTCTAAAATACAAGAAGAAAGTTTGTATTACGAAACTTTAAAACATAATGGAGAATTCCCAATTATTGGCGTAAATACTTTTTTAAGTTCTAAAGGATCACCAACTGTGCAACCAGAGGAAATTATTCGTGCAACTGAAGAAGAAAAACAATTTCAGATTCAAACTAAAGAATTGTTGAATAAAGCAAATCCAACGAAAGTTGAAAATCAAATTGCAATTTTACAGGAAGCTGCAATTCAGAATGAAAATTTATTTGATAAGTTAATGGAAGCGACAAAAGTTTGTTCTTTAGGTCAAATTACAGAAGCTTTGTTTAAAGTTGGTGGACAATATAGAAGGAATATGTAA
- a CDS encoding TonB-dependent receptor plug domain-containing protein has product MKKYIVILLGVLFFSVNIHSQEKKITIRVKDVNNKPVAGAIILFDNVKQKVWTNSKGIFKTKFKVAPKEISAFHPNIGITKIKYEGRENILLKIKKGNDAHVVSTNPKRKGSNSSQFNTIYDYLRGKIPGVHVSSDNIIAIRGYNSINGNMTPLFILNGTNISQEVFGRIIPNDIKSITVLKGPDTTIYGIRGANGVIVVKTK; this is encoded by the coding sequence ATGAAAAAGTATATCGTTATTCTATTAGGAGTATTATTCTTTAGTGTTAATATTCATTCTCAAGAAAAGAAAATTACCATTAGAGTTAAAGACGTTAATAATAAACCTGTTGCTGGTGCAATCATTCTTTTTGATAATGTAAAACAAAAAGTATGGACAAATTCAAAAGGAATTTTTAAAACAAAATTTAAAGTTGCACCTAAAGAAATAAGTGCTTTTCACCCTAATATTGGAATAACAAAAATAAAATATGAGGGAAGAGAAAACATCTTATTAAAAATAAAGAAAGGAAATGATGCACATGTAGTTTCAACCAATCCAAAACGAAAAGGATCAAATTCTAGTCAATTTAATACTATTTATGATTATTTAAGAGGAAAAATCCCAGGTGTACATGTTTCTTCAGATAATATAATTGCAATAAGAGGATACAATTCTATAAACGGAAATATGACGCCTCTTTTTATATTGAATGGTACAAATATATCACAAGAAGTATTTGGAAGAATTATACCAAATGACATTAAATCTATAACTGTTTTAAAAGGTCCAGACACAACTATTTATGGTATTAGAGGTGCAAATGGTGTTATAGTTGTTAAAACCAAATAA
- a CDS encoding TIGR01777 family oxidoreductase — translation MKIVIAGGTGYLGQILTKHFAKDKNNSIYILSRKQLVNKENISYLKWDGETEGYWITFLEATDVLINLTGKSVNCRYTETNKEVIYSSRIISTNLLCKVIQQLKFPPKVFIQSSSATIYRHSEGTLMTENKGEIGIDFSMDVCKKWETIFNSFNLPKTRKIITRTSIVIGNKGGAFPIMKRLAKLGFGGKQVSGNQFISFITEEDYVKAIAFLIDKEAGVYNLCVPNPIRNKDFQKKLRKKLNCFIGIPTPKFLLNLGGILIGTEPELILKSRKVYPEKLLEKGFEFSIDKFDLIKV, via the coding sequence ATGAAAATAGTAATAGCTGGTGGAACAGGGTATTTAGGACAAATTTTAACCAAACATTTTGCTAAAGACAAGAATAATTCAATTTATATATTGAGTAGAAAACAGCTTGTAAATAAAGAGAATATTTCTTACTTAAAATGGGATGGAGAAACAGAAGGTTATTGGATAACTTTTTTAGAAGCTACAGATGTATTGATAAATTTAACTGGTAAATCTGTAAACTGTAGATATACAGAAACTAATAAAGAAGTGATTTATAGTAGTAGAATTATTAGCACAAATCTACTTTGTAAAGTAATTCAACAATTAAAGTTTCCGCCAAAAGTATTTATTCAATCTTCATCAGCTACTATTTACAGACATTCAGAAGGTACATTAATGACAGAAAATAAAGGTGAAATTGGTATAGATTTTTCTATGGATGTGTGCAAGAAATGGGAAACAATTTTTAATTCTTTTAATTTACCCAAAACAAGAAAAATAATTACAAGAACTTCTATCGTTATTGGGAATAAAGGAGGAGCTTTTCCTATAATGAAGAGATTAGCTAAATTAGGATTTGGAGGTAAACAAGTTTCAGGAAATCAGTTTATAAGTTTTATAACAGAGGAGGATTATGTGAAAGCTATTGCGTTTTTAATTGATAAAGAAGCAGGGGTTTATAATTTATGTGTTCCAAATCCTATTAGAAATAAAGATTTTCAAAAGAAATTAAGAAAAAAATTAAACTGTTTTATCGGAATTCCAACGCCGAAATTTCTTCTAAATTTAGGAGGAATATTAATAGGAACAGAACCTGAATTAATTTTAAAAAGCAGAAAAGTCTATCCAGAAAAATTATTAGAAAAAGGATTTGAGTTTTCGATTGATAAGTTTGATTTAATTAAAGTTTAA
- a CDS encoding RebB family R body protein, translated as MSVEAENSSSTQNSSVNSQVIDSIKEINNLLEKGSENLTSISKQILTQATGMAMLNVVNQQQQMFMLQNTVTTVAAKAMLVSSPLEAVKLMEEVVKSNNAATSIKELQDLIIEMNKEK; from the coding sequence ATGAGTGTAGAAGCAGAAAATAGTAGTTCTACACAAAATTCATCTGTAAATAGTCAAGTTATTGATTCTATTAAGGAGATTAATAATCTACTTGAAAAAGGAAGTGAAAATTTAACTTCTATTTCAAAACAGATACTAACACAAGCTACAGGAATGGCGATGTTAAATGTTGTAAATCAACAGCAACAGATGTTTATGTTACAAAATACAGTTACAACTGTTGCTGCAAAAGCAATGTTAGTATCTAGCCCTTTAGAGGCTGTGAAATTAATGGAAGAAGTTGTAAAAAGTAATAATGCAGCAACTTCAATTAAAGAATTACAAGATTTAATTATTGAAATGAATAAAGAAAAATAA
- a CDS encoding RebB family R body protein, translating into MAFPTAVNSQITDAVTQTNVQVLSESPAMAMGSLYQSMASAMGLAMQNSVSQQQHSNTLAQAITTQCIETLIGK; encoded by the coding sequence ATGGCATTTCCAACAGCAGTAAATAGTCAAATAACTGACGCAGTAACACAAACTAATGTACAAGTATTAAGTGAATCTCCAGCAATGGCAATGGGATCATTATATCAATCTATGGCAAGCGCAATGGGACTTGCAATGCAGAATTCAGTAAGTCAGCAACAGCATTCTAATACTTTAGCGCAAGCAATTACTACTCAATGTATAGAAACTTTAATAGGTAAATAA
- a CDS encoding RebB family R body protein produces MAFPTSVNDQITDSVTQTNIQVVGEASAIAMGSLYQTASNSLSIAIQNSVSNQQQNNIVATTATSICVKKILSKK; encoded by the coding sequence ATGGCATTTCCAACATCGGTAAACGATCAAATAACAGATTCGGTAACACAAACTAATATTCAAGTAGTCGGTGAAGCATCAGCAATTGCTATGGGTTCATTATATCAAACTGCATCAAATTCACTTTCTATTGCTATTCAAAATTCAGTATCCAATCAACAGCAAAACAATATTGTTGCAACAACAGCTACTTCAATATGTGTAAAAAAAATTTTAAGTAAAAAATAA
- a CDS encoding sigma-70 family RNA polymerase sigma factor has product MTTKQIWNLYSDDLKRFIISKVKDTAIADDILQDTFIKIHTKLHTLKDANKLKPWCFTIARNSILNYWKSTNKTFEIADFETETEITENKHTEKDCLKGILNNLPKKYRDPLFLSDIKGLKQQEVALQLNQSLPTTKSQIQRARKLIAQGFMDCCGFVLNKEGNLIGEIQEKEDCKVCE; this is encoded by the coding sequence ATGACGACAAAACAAATCTGGAATTTATATTCTGATGATTTAAAACGATTTATTATCAGCAAAGTAAAAGATACTGCTATTGCTGATGATATTTTGCAGGATACTTTTATCAAAATTCATACAAAACTACATACATTAAAAGATGCCAATAAATTAAAACCTTGGTGTTTTACAATAGCAAGAAACTCCATTTTAAATTATTGGAAATCTACAAATAAGACCTTTGAGATTGCTGATTTTGAAACAGAAACTGAAATCACAGAAAATAAGCACACCGAAAAAGATTGTTTAAAAGGTATCTTAAATAACTTACCAAAAAAATATAGAGATCCTTTATTTCTCTCTGATATAAAAGGACTGAAACAGCAAGAAGTTGCTCTGCAATTAAACCAAAGTTTACCAACTACAAAATCTCAAATACAACGTGCAAGAAAATTAATTGCACAAGGTTTTATGGATTGTTGTGGTTTTGTATTAAATAAAGAAGGTAATTTGATTGGCGAAATTCAAGAAAAAGAAGATTGCAAAGTTTGTGAATAA
- a CDS encoding sulfite oxidase: MKRRSFIKKTVLSSFTAIIGTELVFGSNMLNGYTPLAIQEPDPFKMFGKNKEMIVLNDKPWNIEAQAHLLDDKITPNSKIFIRNNGLTPEKINPKDWTLIIDGESVATKKTYTLNDLKSKFKHHTYQLTLECGGNGRSEFDPPAKGNQWTIGAVHCASWTGVRLKDVLEDAGIKDDAVYVGYHAADTHLSGDPSKEPISRGCPMPKALQDETILAFEMNGKDIPLIHGYPLRLVAGGWPASVSGKWVNRISIRNKIHDGTKMTGTAYRIPCNPVAPGEKVKDEDMCIIESMPVKSLITYPKTGATIDNGRKLKIRGHAWAGELEVAKMEYSIDFGSTWTTCSIESPVNRLAWQHFSASIDFPKTGYYEVWARATDTNNVAQPMLLPGWNPKGYLNNACHRIAVKVI; this comes from the coding sequence TTGAAAAGAAGATCTTTTATAAAAAAAACAGTGCTAAGCTCATTCACTGCAATTATAGGAACAGAACTCGTTTTTGGTTCTAATATGCTTAATGGTTATACTCCTTTAGCAATTCAAGAACCAGATCCTTTTAAAATGTTTGGTAAGAACAAAGAAATGATTGTCTTAAATGACAAACCTTGGAATATTGAAGCTCAAGCTCATTTGTTAGATGATAAAATTACGCCTAACTCAAAAATATTTATTAGAAACAATGGCTTGACTCCTGAAAAAATTAACCCAAAAGATTGGACACTAATTATTGATGGAGAATCTGTTGCAACTAAAAAAACATACACACTTAATGATTTAAAATCAAAATTTAAACACCATACGTATCAATTAACATTAGAATGTGGTGGTAATGGTAGAAGTGAATTTGATCCGCCTGCAAAAGGAAATCAATGGACTATTGGTGCTGTACATTGTGCATCTTGGACTGGTGTTCGTTTAAAAGATGTACTAGAAGATGCAGGTATAAAAGATGATGCTGTATATGTAGGATACCATGCTGCAGACACTCATTTAAGTGGGGATCCAAGTAAAGAACCAATATCTAGAGGTTGTCCAATGCCAAAAGCACTGCAAGATGAAACTATTTTAGCTTTTGAAATGAACGGCAAAGATATTCCGCTAATTCACGGATATCCTTTACGTTTAGTTGCCGGTGGTTGGCCAGCATCCGTTTCTGGTAAATGGGTAAATAGAATTAGTATTCGAAATAAAATTCATGATGGTACAAAAATGACAGGGACTGCTTATCGCATTCCATGTAACCCTGTTGCTCCAGGTGAAAAAGTAAAAGATGAAGATATGTGCATTATAGAATCTATGCCTGTAAAGTCGTTAATTACATACCCTAAAACAGGAGCTACAATAGATAATGGAAGAAAACTAAAAATTAGAGGTCATGCTTGGGCAGGAGAATTGGAAGTTGCAAAAATGGAATATTCGATAGATTTTGGGTCTACCTGGACTACATGTTCTATTGAAAGCCCAGTAAATAGATTAGCGTGGCAACATTTTTCTGCTTCAATAGATTTCCCTAAAACAGGATATTACGAGGTATGGGCAAGAGCTACAGATACAAATAATGTTGCACAACCTATGTTATTACCTGGTTGGAATCCTAAAGGATATTTAAATAATGCATGTCATAGAATTGCAGTAAAAGTTATCTAA